In Sphingobacterium sp. R2, the genomic stretch AATTGTCGTTATAACGTCTGCCATTAGCTAGATAATTGGACAATTTTGAGGTATACCCTTGGTTATGCCATTGTGGAGCACCTGTTACCATAAAGTTCAGGTTGTGTTTTTCGTTCGCTTTATATCCGACAGACAGGAAATAACTTTGTCCAGCACCTTCTGTATGATCCATATAACCGTTACCTGACCACTGTGTAAACATAGCCGAAACAGCAAAGCCGTTTTTCATCAGACCGGTATTGTAACCTACCGTTGCCTTCATAAACATATCGTTACCAACAGTGGTACGAACAAAACCACCCTCTTTCATTGCAGTGGATTGTGTCACGTAATTTACGGTTCCGCCGACAGATGAAATCGCTAATTTAGACGATCCCAAACCACGTTGAATCTGCACTAAAGAGGCAATATCTGTAAGTCCCGACCAATTTGACCAATATACACTTCCATTGTCCATACCATTGATAGGCTGACCGTTCAACAAAAATGCTGTATTGGACTGATCAAAACCACGTGTTGTCATAGAAGACTCACCAAAACCTTTTGCCTGACCAGTGATATAAACCGAAGGGGTATTAGCTAATGCTGAAGTAATATCCTGTGCTCCTACCCTTTCCTCTAAATCCTGCTTACGGATCGTCGAAACGGCAATCGGTGTCTTTCTTCCTGCTGCAATATCGATAACCCCATGACCGACAACAACAACCTCATCCAAATTTGTTGAAGATCCAGCCGTAAAAATTGGATTGATATTCAACGATTCCTCCGATTTCAGCATGATGTTTTCGAAAACAACAGGCGTTTCGCCAATGTAAGTTACCTCTACTTTGTAGGGGCCTCCTTCTTGAAGATTTGAAATTTGAAATTTTCCTTGGGCATCGGCTGAGCCACTTACTACTTGTCCACTTGGGATGTGGGTAATTTTAATGGTTGCTCCTTTAACCGTTTGTCCAGTAGCTTCTTTGACAACTCCTGAAACCGAACCAGTATTTGCTGTTTGACCTTGAACGGCACCATAACTAGCAAAAACAAGGGCAAAAAAAAGTAAAGACTTTTTCATGTTAGATGTGATTGTTTTGTTTTTGTGCCGCAAAATTAGGAATTGATTGTCTTTTTAACTAATTTTAACAATACCAATATGATGCAGTATCTCTATATAGAGAGAATAAATTTTAATCTTCCACAGAAAAATAGCAAATTTCAGCAAAAAGAGGCAAAAAAAATACAGCAGACTTAAAATAAATACAACACATCCATCCTATTCATGGAAAAACAGCAAAAATAATCAAAATAATATTTTGTCTGTTTTGAATAAATCAAAATTTATCAATTTTACGATTTTTATGAATTGAATACAAGATTTCATACTCTATCCTCATGAGATGCTAAAAATTGTTTCTTTCAATCCGTAGTTTCCTCCTACCTACTTTTCTTCCCATAACAGCTGAAATAAGCCTATAAATAATTAACTTTAACTAATTTAAAAAATATGTTATCCATAGAACAAGCTTATACAGGCATTCTTGAACCGGAATTAATCGTTGAAATAGCTAAAAACGCGCATATGAAAACCTTCCGTGAAGGGGATCTCATCATTGATACCAATCAATATATCAGGGCGATGCCTCTCCTCTTGGATGGAGCAATCAAAATTGTCCGGGAGGATGAAGATAAAGGCGAATTGTTGCTCTACTACCTGGAAAAAGGTCAAACCTGTACAATGTCAATAGCCTGTTGCCTCGGGAATAAAAAAAGTGAAATTCGTGCGCTCGCAGAAAAAACAACGACTGTAGCCATGATTCCAAATGAGCTTGTCAACCTTTGGATGGGAAAATACCCTTCCTGGCGAAATTTCATCATATCAAGCTATTCAAGCCGGATGGACGAAATGTTACAAGCTGTTGATAGTCTAGCTTTTTCCAACATGGAAGAACGCATCATCAATTATTTGAAAGCCAAAGTGAAGCTGAATGACGACCGAATCCTCACCCTCACGCATCAGGATATCGCTTCCGATTTAAATACATCCCGAGTCGTTGTCTCCCGAATTTTAAAAAAACTCGAACATGAAGATAAAATAGTGCTGCTACGTAACGAAATTAGGGTATTGGTGGAATAAGCAAAACATTTGTATCTTTAGTTATACGTAAATTTCAAGAGCAATTAATGTAATTTTTAGATGAAGATAGAAAAATTAGGATTTATAGGATTAGGAAACATGGGGTATCCCATGGCTAAAAATCTAGAAAAAGCAGGATTCCCCCTTTCTGTTTACAATAGAAACAAGGCTAAAG encodes the following:
- a CDS encoding Crp/Fnr family transcriptional regulator gives rise to the protein MLSIEQAYTGILEPELIVEIAKNAHMKTFREGDLIIDTNQYIRAMPLLLDGAIKIVREDEDKGELLLYYLEKGQTCTMSIACCLGNKKSEIRALAEKTTTVAMIPNELVNLWMGKYPSWRNFIISSYSSRMDEMLQAVDSLAFSNMEERIINYLKAKVKLNDDRILTLTHQDIASDLNTSRVVVSRILKKLEHEDKIVLLRNEIRVLVE